One stretch of Malus domestica chromosome 14, GDT2T_hap1 DNA includes these proteins:
- the LOC114820978 gene encoding pentatricopeptide repeat-containing protein At1g18900-like, which translates to MLRAKQLSNLSSSARSFFLTGPRCSATDGNSCSCSEDETCVSQRQLALAQNPSTMVSKPSARAGSILLGDAVKVAGLRKAESVDHTASIKKVATAPRSLGRSETVSYASTMDVVHSSPLVADQFAKAGVAAVNFLSDIVNGRLPLSDGLGILNNCMVDPTRPLSGIKPSHVKQIKKEHFTSVHPKQSTEVSAASKPTSNNHGQKGKGEKSSFVKGLNHVPYSRTESSAVPHVVYSDRHANRSMPPKSKPHSNFIPNYSSSVQASDAETTGRASKSFNRPIRDVKMPTGIAPQINRQYAHTGNVVHNVSHILQQMRWGPAAVAALGNLNCSMDAYHANQILKQLQDHSVALGFFYWLKRQAGFKHDGHTYTTMVGILGRSRQFGAINKLLNQMVKEGCQPNVVTYNRLIHSYGRANYLKEAMNVFNQMQEAGCEPDRVTYCTLIDIHAKAGFLDVALGLYDRMQEAGLAPDTFTYSVMINCLGKAGHLAAAHRLFCEMVNHGCVPNLVTYNIMIALQAKARNYETSLKLYRDMQGAGFEPDKVTYSIIMEVLGHCGYLEEAEAIFHEMKRKNWVPDEPVYGLLVDLWGKAGNVEKAWNWYQAMLHAGLRPNVPTCNSLLSAFLRVHQLSDAYHLLQSMMGLGLNPSLQTYTLLISCCTEAQSPYDMRFCGELMAVTGHPAHTFLLSMPSAGPDGQNVRDHMCRFLDLMHSEDRESKRGLVDAVVDFLHKAGLKEEAGSVWEVAAQKNVYPDAITEKSSCYWLINLHVMSDGTAVTALSRTLAWFRQQMLISGICPSRIDIVTGWGRRSRVTGSSLVRQAVQELLNVFRFPFFTENGNSGCFIGCGEPLNRWLLQSYVERMHLL; encoded by the coding sequence ATGTTGCGAGCAAAGCAATTAAGTAACCTTTCAAGTAGTGCGAGGTCATTCTTCCTTACCGGGCCACGATGTAGTGCCACAGATGGAAATTCATGCTCTTGCTCTGAAGATGAAACTTGTGTTTCGCAAAGGCAGCTAGCACTTGCCCAAAATCCATCGACCATGGTATCCAAACCTTCAGCAAGGGCAGGAAGCATCCTTTTGGGAGATGCAGTAAAAGTGGCAGGTCTTCGTAAAGCCGAAAGTGTTGACCATACAGCTTCTATTAAAAAGGTTGCAACGGCACCACGATCTTTGGGGAGATCAGAGACTGTAAGTTATGCTAGTACCATGGATGTGGTGCACTCATCACCTCTCGTTGCAGACCAGTTTGCTAAGGCAGGAGTTGCTGCTGTAAATTTTCTGTCTGATATAGTAAATGGCAGGCTTCCTTTATCTGATGGGCTTGGAATCCTTAATAACTGTATGGTTGATCCGACCAGACCCCTCAGTGGTATCAAGCCATCACACgtgaaacaaataaaaaaagagcaTTTCACTAGTGTACATCCAAAACAGTCTACTGAGGTATCAGCTGCATCAAAGCCTACAAGTAACAATCATGGTCAAAAGGGCAAAGGTGAGAAATCCAGTTTCGTTAAAGGTCTAAATCATGTTCCATATTCTAGGACAGAAAGCTCAGCGGTACCTCATGTTGTATATTCGGACCGTCATGCGAACAGGTCTATGCCACCGAAATCAAAACCTCATTCAAACTTCATTCCAAATTACAGTTCCAGTGTGCAGGCTTCTGATGCAGAGACCACGGGTCGTGCCTCTAAAAGTTTCAACAGGCCCATAAGAGATGTGAAAATGCCAACAGGAATAGCTCCCCAAATCAACAGACAGTATGCTCACACTGGGAATGTTGTTCATAATGTTTCTCACATACTGCAACAGATGAGATGGGGTCCTGCTGCAGTGGCCGCTCTTGGAAATCTCAACTGTTCAATGGATGCATATCACGCAAACCAAATTTTAAAGCAACTTCAAGATCATTCCGTTGCTCTTGGATTTTTTTATTGGCTTAAGCGGCAAGCAGGATTCAAGCATGATGGGCACACTTATACCACCATGGTTGGGATCCTTGGCCGTTCCAGGCAGTTTGGTGCCATTAACAAATTGCTTAATCAGATGGTGAAAGAAGGTTGCCAGCCAAATGTTGTGACATATAACCGTCTAATTCATAGTTATGGCCGTGCAAACTATTTAAAAGAAGCAATGAATGTGTTTAATCAAATGCAAGAAGCAGGATGTGAACCTGACCGTGTCACCTACTGCACACTAATTGACATCCATGCAAAAGCTGGTTTTCTTGATGTTGCCCTAGGATTGTATGACAGGATGCAAGAGGCTGGTCTTGCTCCTGACACATTCACGTACAGTGTTATGATCAACTGTCTCGGGAAAGCTGGTCATTTAGCTGCTGCTCATCGGCTATTTTGTGAGATGGTTAATCATGGTTGTGTTCCCAATTTGGTCACGTATAATATCATGATAGCTTTGCAGGCCAAAGCAAGGAATTATGAAACTTCtttaaagctctatcgtgacaTGCAGGGTGCGGGATTTGAACCAGATAAAGTAACTTATAGCATAATAATGGAGGTCCTTGGCCATTGTGGATATCTTGAGGAAGCCGAGGCGATTTTTCATGAAATGAAACGGAAGAACTGGGTACCTGATGAGCCTGTTTATGGTCTTTTGGTGGATTTGTGGGGTAAGGCTGGTAATGTGGAAAAAGCCTGGAATTGGTATCAAGCAATGCTTCATGCAGGTTTACGTCCTAATGTGCCTACTTGCAATTCTCTGCTCAGTGCGTTTCTTAGGGTGCACCAGCTGTCAGATGCCTATCACTTGCTGCAGAGCATGATGGGTTTAGGTCTAAACCCATCTCTGCAGACATATACCTTGCTTATCAGTTGTTGCACAGAAGCACAGTCACCATATGACATGAGATTTTGCGGTGAGCTTATGGCAGTCACAGGCCATCCTGCACATACATTCTTACTGTCTATGCCATCGGCAGGACCAGATGGTCAAAACGTGCGAGATCACATGTGCAGGTTCTTGGATCTGATGCATAGCGAGGATAGAGAAAGCAAGAGGGGACTAGTAGATGCGGTAGTGGATTTTCTTCACAAGGCGGGGCTAAAGGAGGAGGCGGGTTCTGTCTGGGAGGTGGCTGCACAAAAGAATGTCTATCCAGATGCCATCACAGAGAAAAGCTCATGCTATTGGCTTATAAACCTGCACGTTATGTCCGACGGTACTGCTGTCACAGCACTATCAAGAACACTTGCTTGGTTTCGCCAACAAATGCTAATATCCGGGATTTGTCCAAGCCGGATTGATATTGTTACAGGATGGGGCCGGCGGAGTAGGGTCACAGGATCTTCTTTGGTTAGGCAAGCAGTGCAGGAACTGCTGAATGTTTTTCGCTTCCCGTTCTTCACTGAAAACGGCAATTCAGGTTGTTTTATAGGATGTGGGGAGCCTCTTAACAGGTGGTTGCTCCAATCTTATGTGGAGCGAATGCATTTACTGTAG